Proteins from one Ketobacter alkanivorans genomic window:
- a CDS encoding transglutaminase family protein: protein MSIRVAIRHHTKYSYDRNVKLFPHVFRLRPAVHSRTPIEGYSFKIKPENHFINWQQDPFGNFLARVVFLEPAKELEVDVEVIANLKVINPFDFFVEEYADDYPFKYEKQLAKELVPYLEIKEEGPMLLKWLEKVNRKKRNIVDFLVELNQLLFNDIEYSIRMEPGVQTCEESLTRKVGSCRDSAYLLVQILRHLGLAARFVSGYLVQLKSDVKSLDGPSGPEADFTDLHAWTEVFVPGAGWIGLDPTSGLFAGEGHIPLACTPDPVSAAPVTGATGKCEVEFEFENRVDRIHEDPRVTKPYTEDQWLNIQALGYKVDEELMANDVRLTMGGEPTFVSVDDMESPEWNTTADSPQKRKLAHNLFLAMQDHFASGGIKHYGQGKWYPGEPLPRWQYACYWRKDGQALWHYPDLLADPNHDYGFDVDDAQSFMQTLCKNLRLPGRFAMPAFEDAIYYLWQEGNLPEKLDLLQHDLKLGAERKRLLKQLQRGLDQPVGYVLPLSWDWQQGAWHSCSWTFRRGHLHLVPGDSAIGMRLPLEVINWLPADKREHHQPMSLFEAAPALPYYPPSLEPLESATTDEVNETEAFVQTALCVEVRNGCLYLFMPPITHGDHFIQLMTAIESCARELSMPVVLEGYEPPKDNRLEKFMVTPDPGVIEVNVHPVHTWDEMQKNTIDLYEMAHRCRLGTEKFMVDGRHAGTGGGNHVTMGGATPADSPLLRRPDVLRSLITFWQHHPGLSYLFSGLFIGPTSQAPRVDEGRHESLYELEIAFGQMPKGDVSVPWLVDRLLRNLLVDISGNTHRSEFCIDKLYSPDSATGRLGILEFRAFEMPPHARMSLVQMLLLRTLLMMFWNKPYEHRLVRWGTELHDRFMLPHYVWGDLRDVCEFMQLQGYAFQLEWLEPFLEFRFPHYGRVNIRDIEIELQTAIEPWHVMGEEVSRGGTSRFVDSSVERMQVKLKGLSEGRYVLSCNGRQVPLKSTGVHGEYVAGVRYRAWQPPSALHPTIGIHSPLVFDLIDTFNGRSIGGCTYHVHHAGGRSYDTFPVNAYEAEGRRISRFWSHGHTQGPLTVPPEVRPFLHSEDRFYPHGSGVGPMTPPPEEPSREYPYTLDLRKPLRTLS, encoded by the coding sequence ATGTCCATTCGAGTCGCCATTCGCCACCATACCAAGTATTCCTATGACCGGAACGTTAAGCTGTTCCCTCATGTATTCCGTTTGCGTCCGGCTGTGCACAGTCGCACACCCATCGAGGGTTACTCGTTTAAAATCAAGCCTGAAAATCATTTCATCAACTGGCAGCAGGATCCGTTTGGAAACTTTCTGGCGCGGGTGGTGTTTTTGGAACCGGCCAAAGAGCTGGAGGTGGACGTTGAGGTAATCGCCAATCTGAAGGTGATCAATCCGTTTGATTTCTTCGTGGAAGAGTACGCCGACGATTACCCGTTCAAATACGAAAAGCAGCTGGCCAAGGAGCTGGTGCCTTATCTTGAGATAAAAGAAGAAGGCCCGATGCTGCTTAAGTGGCTGGAAAAAGTAAATCGCAAAAAGCGCAATATCGTCGACTTTCTGGTAGAGCTGAACCAGCTGCTCTTTAACGACATCGAATACTCCATCCGTATGGAGCCAGGGGTTCAGACCTGCGAGGAAAGCCTGACGCGCAAAGTGGGGTCCTGCCGTGATTCGGCCTATCTGTTGGTGCAGATTCTGCGTCATCTGGGCCTGGCCGCGCGCTTTGTGTCGGGCTATCTGGTGCAATTGAAATCCGATGTGAAATCCCTGGATGGCCCTTCTGGCCCGGAAGCGGATTTCACCGATCTGCATGCATGGACAGAAGTATTTGTGCCTGGTGCAGGCTGGATCGGCCTTGATCCAACCTCCGGCTTATTCGCCGGTGAAGGCCATATTCCGCTTGCTTGCACACCTGATCCGGTCAGTGCTGCACCGGTTACCGGGGCCACCGGCAAATGCGAAGTGGAGTTTGAATTTGAAAACCGGGTGGATCGTATTCACGAAGACCCGCGGGTGACCAAGCCATACACTGAAGACCAGTGGCTTAACATTCAAGCGCTGGGTTACAAGGTGGATGAGGAGCTCATGGCCAATGACGTGCGCCTGACCATGGGAGGGGAGCCTACCTTTGTGTCGGTGGACGATATGGAATCACCGGAATGGAATACCACAGCCGATAGTCCGCAGAAGCGCAAGTTGGCTCATAATCTCTTCCTGGCGATGCAGGATCACTTTGCCTCTGGTGGCATCAAGCATTATGGCCAGGGCAAATGGTATCCGGGGGAGCCGTTGCCCCGTTGGCAATATGCGTGCTATTGGCGTAAGGATGGCCAAGCGCTGTGGCATTACCCTGATCTGCTGGCAGACCCCAATCATGACTATGGCTTTGACGTAGATGATGCTCAGAGTTTTATGCAGACCCTGTGTAAGAATCTGCGTTTGCCCGGGCGTTTTGCCATGCCCGCGTTTGAAGACGCCATCTATTACCTCTGGCAGGAAGGCAACTTGCCGGAAAAACTGGATCTGCTGCAACATGATCTAAAGCTGGGTGCTGAGCGCAAACGGCTGTTAAAGCAACTGCAGCGCGGCCTTGATCAGCCGGTGGGTTACGTGTTGCCCCTAAGTTGGGATTGGCAGCAAGGGGCGTGGCACAGTTGTAGCTGGACGTTTCGTCGTGGCCATCTGCATCTGGTGCCGGGTGATTCCGCCATCGGCATGCGTTTGCCTTTGGAGGTCATCAATTGGCTGCCTGCAGACAAGCGTGAGCACCATCAGCCTATGAGCTTGTTTGAGGCTGCGCCCGCCTTGCCTTACTATCCGCCGAGCCTTGAGCCTTTGGAATCAGCCACGACCGACGAGGTAAACGAAACGGAAGCCTTTGTGCAAACGGCGCTTTGCGTAGAGGTGCGCAACGGTTGTTTGTATCTGTTCATGCCACCGATTACTCACGGTGATCATTTTATACAGTTGATGACCGCCATCGAATCCTGTGCGCGGGAACTGAGCATGCCGGTGGTGCTGGAGGGCTATGAGCCCCCCAAAGATAACCGCCTGGAGAAATTCATGGTGACCCCGGATCCCGGTGTTATCGAAGTCAACGTTCACCCCGTGCACACCTGGGATGAAATGCAGAAGAACACCATAGACCTGTATGAGATGGCCCACCGCTGTCGCCTGGGTACAGAGAAGTTCATGGTGGATGGCCGTCATGCAGGCACCGGCGGTGGTAATCACGTCACCATGGGGGGAGCGACGCCTGCGGATTCCCCACTGTTACGGCGGCCAGATGTTCTGCGCAGCCTGATTACCTTCTGGCAGCATCACCCGGGTTTGTCATATCTGTTCTCCGGGCTTTTTATCGGCCCAACCAGTCAGGCACCACGGGTGGATGAAGGTCGTCACGAAAGCCTGTACGAATTGGAAATTGCCTTCGGCCAGATGCCCAAAGGCGATGTGTCCGTGCCTTGGCTGGTTGACCGTTTATTGCGCAATCTGCTGGTGGATATTTCCGGTAACACCCACCGTTCTGAATTCTGTATCGATAAACTGTATTCCCCTGATTCCGCCACGGGGCGTTTGGGGATTCTCGAATTCCGCGCCTTCGAAATGCCGCCTCATGCCCGCATGAGCTTGGTGCAGATGCTGTTGTTGCGCACGCTGTTGATGATGTTCTGGAACAAGCCTTATGAGCACAGGTTGGTACGTTGGGGTACAGAGCTGCATGATCGCTTTATGCTGCCCCATTACGTGTGGGGGGATTTGCGTGATGTGTGTGAATTCATGCAGTTGCAGGGCTATGCCTTCCAGCTTGAGTGGCTGGAGCCCTTTTTAGAATTCCGCTTCCCCCACTATGGGCGGGTTAATATTCGCGATATCGAGATCGAACTGCAAACCGCCATTGAGCCCTGGCATGTTATGGGCGAGGAAGTATCCCGGGGCGGCACCTCCCGCTTTGTTGACTCATCGGTTGAGCGTATGCAGGTGAAACTGAAAGGTCTCAGCGAAGGGCGCTATGTGCTGTCCTGTAATGGCCGTCAGGTTCCCCTTAAGAGCACCGGCGTTCATGGTGAGTATGTGGCCGGGGTACGTTATCGTGCCTGGCAGCCGCCCTCTGCGCTGCACCCCACCATCGGCATACATTCACCTTTGGTGTTTGACCTGATCGATACCTTTAACGGGCGTTCGATTGGTGGCTGTACCTACCATGTGCACCACGCCGGTGGCCGCAGCTATGACACCTTCCCAGTGAACGCTTATGAGGCAGAAGGCCGCCGCATCAGCCGTTTCTGGAGCCACGGCCATACCCAGGGGCCCTTGACTGTGCCGCCGGAGGTGCGCCCGTTCCTGCATAGCGAGGATCGCTTCTACCCCCATGGCAGCGGCGTTGGCCCTATGACGCCACCGCCGGAAGAACCATCCCGTGAATACCCCTATACTCTAGACCTGCGGAAGCCTCTGCGAACTCTCTCGTAA
- a CDS encoding methanobactin export MATE transporter MbnM: MKFLSSAVVMLSICIYGCGSSSTTVDDGNISDTEFAWAIRDGIPLPLEPIGNPMTEEKFQLGRHLFYDVRLSGNGTQSCASCHHQDKAFTDGLTVAIGSTGEMHPRNSQTLTNVAYNATLTWANPALITLEAQMQTPLFSEHPIEQGIDESNQNAVLQRIMDEPRYAALFDAAFPEQGSAVNFANIIAATGTFVRGLTSFNSAFDRFQMGDAQALSDSAKRGQTLFFSEDLECFHCHGGYNFTDSNVDRTIAFVERPFHNTGLYNIGGTGDFPADNQGLFEATSDPSDMGKFRAPTLRNVELTAPYMHDGSIATLEQVVDFYAAGGRNVESGPYMGDGRLNPFKDSFVNGFSINNQQKADLIEFLKSLTDNEFVTSARFSDPWN, translated from the coding sequence ATGAAGTTCCTGAGCAGCGCTGTGGTTATGCTGTCAATATGCATTTACGGGTGTGGCAGCAGCAGTACTACCGTGGATGATGGCAATATAAGCGACACCGAGTTTGCCTGGGCGATCCGCGATGGTATTCCTTTACCGCTGGAGCCAATTGGCAACCCGATGACGGAGGAGAAGTTTCAGCTGGGTCGTCATTTGTTCTACGATGTGCGCTTGTCTGGCAATGGCACTCAATCCTGCGCCAGCTGTCACCATCAGGATAAAGCCTTCACCGATGGGTTAACGGTGGCCATCGGTTCCACCGGCGAAATGCATCCCCGTAATTCGCAAACCTTGACCAATGTGGCTTACAACGCAACCCTGACCTGGGCCAACCCTGCGTTGATTACGCTGGAAGCACAAATGCAAACTCCGCTGTTTTCAGAACATCCAATAGAGCAGGGAATCGATGAAAGCAACCAAAATGCGGTGTTGCAGCGTATTATGGATGAGCCACGTTACGCCGCGTTGTTCGATGCTGCTTTCCCTGAGCAGGGGAGTGCTGTGAACTTCGCCAATATCATTGCAGCTACCGGCACTTTTGTCCGTGGATTGACTTCATTTAACAGTGCCTTTGATCGCTTTCAAATGGGCGATGCCCAAGCCCTTTCAGATTCCGCCAAACGTGGTCAAACGCTGTTCTTTAGCGAAGATCTGGAGTGCTTTCATTGTCATGGTGGATATAACTTTACCGACTCAAATGTAGATCGCACCATTGCGTTTGTGGAGCGGCCTTTCCACAACACCGGACTTTACAATATTGGCGGCACAGGTGATTTTCCTGCGGATAACCAAGGCCTGTTTGAAGCCACCAGTGATCCTTCTGATATGGGAAAATTTCGTGCACCGACTTTGCGTAATGTGGAGCTCACCGCACCCTATATGCACGATGGCAGCATCGCTACCTTGGAACAGGTTGTGGATTTCTACGCTGCAGGTGGGCGCAATGTTGAGAGTGGTCCTTATATGGGGGATGGCCGACTCAATCCGTTTAAAGATAGTTTTGTGAACGGTTTTTCAATCAATAATCAACAGAAAGCAGATTTGATCGAATTTCTCAAAAGCCTGACGGACAACGAGTTTGTGACATCAGCGCGTTTCAGTGATCCCTGGAATTAA
- a CDS encoding MbnP family copper-binding protein, with product MIRSIAVIFGVATLVACGGGSSGSSDASAAGVTRSVPVEINFSAVMGSAALACDVDYTDVGTAATTTQIKDFRLYVHDIQLVTDADEVVALTLDTSDWQAQGVALLDFENATGECTGTAETNSAVSGTVPDSGAVFNAVRFTVGIPQHLNHLEQVSVSPFNITGMNWGWTNGYKFIRFDVPNWNLHIGATGCAAGGGGDIECTHSNRPQIALSNFNYQTQRIQIDFGALLQGSDITTNLGGPSGCMSGGTDPECNEVFTQLGLSLVSGENDPGLTQTVFSVAD from the coding sequence ATGATTCGCAGTATTGCAGTGATTTTCGGGGTTGCCACGTTGGTGGCATGCGGCGGTGGAAGCAGCGGTTCCAGTGATGCTTCGGCAGCTGGAGTTACCCGTAGCGTTCCGGTAGAGATTAATTTCAGCGCTGTAATGGGCAGCGCTGCGTTAGCCTGTGATGTGGATTACACCGACGTGGGTACCGCTGCGACCACCACGCAGATCAAAGATTTCCGGCTGTATGTACATGACATACAGCTTGTAACTGATGCTGACGAGGTGGTGGCGTTAACGTTGGATACCAGCGATTGGCAGGCTCAGGGTGTGGCGCTGCTGGATTTTGAAAACGCCACTGGAGAATGTACCGGTACGGCAGAAACCAATAGTGCAGTGAGTGGAACTGTTCCCGATAGCGGCGCTGTTTTTAATGCAGTCCGTTTTACGGTAGGTATTCCTCAGCATCTTAATCATCTGGAGCAGGTCAGTGTCAGCCCTTTCAATATAACGGGCATGAACTGGGGTTGGACCAATGGCTACAAGTTTATTCGCTTTGATGTGCCAAACTGGAACTTGCACATCGGTGCGACTGGTTGCGCAGCCGGCGGTGGCGGTGATATTGAATGCACGCATTCTAATCGTCCTCAGATCGCGCTTTCTAACTTCAACTACCAAACCCAGCGTATTCAAATTGACTTTGGAGCCTTGTTGCAAGGTAGTGACATCACGACCAATCTTGGTGGCCCGTCTGGTTGTATGTCCGGTGGTACAGACCCTGAATGCAATGAAGTTTTCACCCAGTTGGGTTTAAGCCTGGTTAGCGGTGAGAACGATCCAGGTTTGACCCAAACGGTATTTTCTGTCGCTGACTGA
- a CDS encoding FMN-dependent NADH-azoreductase produces MKKLLLIESSPRKQNSLTTDMALRLIERLQSVDTWEVDRLDLWNTDLPDMNGVTMDAKYAVFSGTPMTGEQADHWQRLNRFVTQFAQADMVVLCAPMWNWGIPYRLKHYVDVITQPQLTFNWTPEDGYIPVLPPRDVVVVTSSGGDYTPGSGLEHEDFAYRYLQQWLQYCMGCNVEFVHLTMTATGPEGVANAMKNAEFKIETMIEQYALTA; encoded by the coding sequence ATGAAAAAACTATTATTGATCGAATCATCTCCAAGAAAGCAGAATTCGCTGACCACCGATATGGCTTTGCGCTTGATTGAGCGATTGCAGAGTGTGGACACCTGGGAAGTGGATCGCCTGGATCTGTGGAATACGGACTTGCCGGATATGAATGGCGTTACCATGGATGCGAAATACGCCGTGTTTTCCGGCACCCCTATGACAGGGGAGCAGGCCGATCATTGGCAGCGTCTCAATAGGTTTGTCACTCAGTTCGCTCAAGCCGATATGGTCGTTCTGTGCGCGCCCATGTGGAACTGGGGTATACCCTATCGGTTGAAACACTATGTAGACGTCATTACCCAACCACAATTGACGTTCAACTGGACCCCGGAAGACGGCTATATCCCCGTATTACCCCCCAGAGATGTAGTCGTGGTAACCAGTAGCGGCGGTGACTACACTCCGGGATCTGGCCTCGAGCATGAAGACTTTGCCTATCGATATCTGCAGCAGTGGCTGCAATATTGTATGGGTTGTAATGTTGAGTTTGTACACCTGACGATGACGGCGACCGGCCCTGAAGGTGTGGCTAACGCCATGAAGAACGCAGAGTTCAAGATCGAAACAATGATAGAACAATATGCTCTGACGGCGTAA
- a CDS encoding nucleoside-binding protein has protein sequence MMAFAPASDVDAVEVNWSDVSLSALHGNHYQLSDYELTIFTIEWGADYSFGDHFFFIDNKYDEEHDYSAYAELLVRGSVNKNTSWNIQTGWLTDVLVAVRVEHAHPLGEDNQAYGIGTDWRVPGFRYFKVNAFTRRNDMVDDNSMLNLVWGLPFSFGSQSFLYDGFFDWVSGVSGQYATSFNLTSQLKWQVTEVRSQPLYVGVEYVYWNNKYGVRDVNERNLNALIKLHF, from the coding sequence ATGATGGCTTTTGCACCAGCTTCAGATGTTGATGCTGTGGAAGTCAATTGGTCTGACGTCAGTTTGAGTGCGTTACACGGTAATCACTATCAACTAAGTGATTACGAACTCACTATTTTCACTATCGAATGGGGTGCGGACTATAGCTTCGGCGATCACTTCTTCTTTATCGATAACAAATACGATGAGGAACATGATTACAGTGCCTACGCGGAATTGCTAGTACGGGGCAGCGTGAACAAAAATACATCATGGAATATTCAAACGGGTTGGTTAACCGACGTATTGGTGGCGGTTAGGGTTGAACACGCTCATCCGCTTGGAGAGGATAATCAGGCTTACGGTATTGGTACAGATTGGCGCGTACCTGGGTTTAGGTATTTCAAGGTCAATGCGTTCACCCGTCGTAACGACATGGTAGATGATAACAGTATGTTGAACCTGGTTTGGGGGCTGCCTTTCTCTTTTGGTAGTCAGTCGTTTCTTTATGATGGCTTTTTTGATTGGGTGAGTGGCGTTTCCGGTCAGTATGCCACGTCGTTCAACCTCACCTCACAACTGAAATGGCAAGTAACGGAGGTGCGGAGTCAGCCTTTATATGTCGGAGTCGAATACGTTTACTGGAACAATAAGTATGGCGTGCGTGATGTGAATGAGCGCAACTTAAATGCGTTGATAAAGCTGCATTTCTAG
- a CDS encoding HAD family hydrolase codes for MASTIAAFFDVDNTLIDLKSMFSFLDFLEVEVGSLSSAFARDCQKIRRGMLMPNSSREQLNRFYYRILSDYPVDEIDRLGRKWYELTFNEASHYIADTVDKLKSHQAQGHLIVFVSGSFDGLLRPIAEDLGVTHILATDLEQDNHRYTGFLLSEPTIGEGKARRMREFAKRQGIDLAHSYAYGDDISDQAMLSCVGCPNLVNPSDALVKQYQKLLTMPFTVLRAT; via the coding sequence ATGGCTAGCACTATAGCCGCATTTTTTGATGTCGATAATACGTTAATAGACCTGAAAAGCATGTTCAGTTTTCTGGATTTCCTCGAGGTGGAGGTAGGCTCGCTATCCAGTGCCTTTGCTCGTGATTGCCAGAAGATACGGCGTGGCATGTTGATGCCGAACAGCAGTCGAGAACAGCTTAACCGGTTCTATTACAGAATACTGAGCGATTACCCTGTGGATGAAATAGATCGGCTGGGTCGAAAGTGGTATGAGTTGACCTTCAACGAAGCATCCCACTATATCGCAGATACGGTAGATAAACTGAAATCTCATCAGGCGCAGGGACATCTGATTGTGTTTGTTTCAGGGTCTTTTGACGGGCTGTTGCGTCCCATTGCCGAAGACCTGGGTGTAACTCATATACTGGCTACAGACTTGGAGCAGGATAACCATCGTTATACCGGGTTTTTATTGTCGGAGCCCACCATAGGTGAGGGCAAAGCCAGAAGGATGCGAGAATTTGCGAAGCGCCAAGGTATAGACCTGGCGCATAGCTATGCGTACGGCGATGACATTTCCGATCAGGCCATGCTGTCTTGTGTGGGGTGCCCTAACTTAGTCAATCCATCAGATGCGTTAGTTAAACAGTACCAGAAACTGTTAACAATGCCGTTCACTGTTCTGAGGGCTACATGA
- a CDS encoding AfsA-related hotdog domain-containing protein — translation MKKVFVVGDKFSKFLNHENTISISNFEKQLFRNTIPKEGVAYHLGQGVAMERANRISHDAVELKGLGVNIAFEAIRKSSRHLVHKHNCANSMLSVPRRVSEHLYEADVHIDDRCSDLDDHITGQHVSGMVLVEACRQMFLAVTEQYYLKAYEREFYFVIKKSSMEYRRFVFPLDIKLNYRILSHKTHKPGVLAFDIECRVIQCGRVCAQACYEFIAYDADHIEQKEDTAARELIMAQTKLPEVAING, via the coding sequence ATGAAAAAAGTATTTGTTGTTGGAGATAAGTTCAGTAAGTTTCTGAATCACGAAAATACAATTTCGATTTCTAACTTTGAAAAGCAATTGTTTCGAAACACCATTCCGAAAGAGGGGGTTGCGTACCATCTGGGCCAGGGAGTAGCCATGGAAAGAGCTAATCGAATCTCCCATGATGCAGTTGAACTCAAAGGGCTGGGTGTCAATATTGCGTTCGAAGCCATACGTAAGTCCAGTCGTCATTTGGTGCATAAGCACAATTGTGCTAATTCCATGCTATCCGTTCCTCGTCGAGTTTCAGAGCATCTATACGAGGCTGACGTACACATTGATGATCGCTGTAGCGACTTGGATGATCATATTACCGGACAGCATGTATCAGGCATGGTTTTGGTAGAGGCCTGTCGACAGATGTTTCTGGCAGTGACGGAGCAATACTACCTGAAAGCCTATGAACGTGAATTCTACTTTGTCATCAAGAAGTCGTCTATGGAATATCGACGTTTTGTCTTTCCCCTCGATATCAAACTCAATTATCGAATACTCAGTCACAAAACGCATAAGCCTGGCGTGTTGGCGTTCGATATAGAGTGTCGCGTAATCCAGTGTGGCAGGGTTTGCGCACAGGCCTGCTATGAATTCATTGCGTACGACGCAGATCATATTGAGCAAAAAGAAGACACAGCAGCGCGTGAGCTGATTATGGCGCAAACCAAACTACCGGAGGTGGCAATCAATGGCTAG
- a CDS encoding LysR family transcriptional regulator — MNNINWGLLKYALMTVRKGSASGAAIELGVTHATIIRGLKRLEHETGTKLFNKSPSGYTPTEQGSQLIELADAIEAQIFHWLQTIESDAPTISGELRVATTEIIANGILCPRLSHFYSVYPNIQLDIKTSYEFCNLTRYEADVALRSTNEPPEHLVGRHISNITWAVYESRAHPQQESNWVGFIDDSLPPAKWLKTLYPDARIRYKASSILNQIEATKAGVGKALLPCFLADQESELTKLEALSNEYSTQLWLLYNSESRQNKKVRAFVEWINSQFTSDYI, encoded by the coding sequence ATGAACAACATTAACTGGGGATTGTTAAAGTACGCATTAATGACCGTTCGCAAAGGGTCTGCATCCGGCGCTGCTATCGAGCTGGGAGTGACCCACGCCACTATCATTCGTGGCTTGAAAAGGCTTGAGCATGAAACCGGGACCAAGCTTTTTAACAAAAGCCCTTCAGGCTACACGCCAACAGAACAGGGTTCTCAACTTATCGAACTGGCAGACGCCATTGAAGCGCAAATCTTTCATTGGCTTCAGACAATAGAGAGCGATGCCCCTACTATTTCTGGCGAGTTGAGGGTGGCCACAACTGAAATCATTGCCAATGGAATACTCTGCCCCAGGCTTTCTCACTTTTACAGCGTGTATCCCAATATCCAGCTCGACATTAAGACATCTTATGAGTTTTGCAACCTGACCCGCTACGAAGCAGACGTCGCATTACGCTCAACCAATGAGCCCCCAGAACATCTGGTAGGGCGACACATTTCAAACATCACGTGGGCGGTATATGAAAGCAGGGCTCATCCACAACAGGAGAGCAACTGGGTTGGCTTTATCGATGATAGCTTACCACCGGCCAAGTGGCTGAAGACGCTGTACCCTGACGCTCGTATCCGGTACAAAGCGTCCTCTATATTGAATCAAATTGAGGCCACCAAGGCCGGGGTTGGTAAAGCCCTGCTACCGTGTTTTTTGGCAGATCAGGAATCGGAGCTTACGAAACTAGAGGCTTTGAGCAACGAATACAGCACACAACTTTGGCTACTCTATAACTCGGAATCCCGACAGAATAAAAAAGTGCGTGCTTTCGTCGAATGGATCAACAGTCAATTTACGTCTGACTACATTTAG
- a CDS encoding DUF2165 family protein: MTLDAFWLAKAIVFGGLGSWLLLAALNNLMDANTNITLLRRMMRMDAIREDGILGQGLLVRAIKSDARVPLLLRIVALTQLSIATTLMLVALAMAAVGLQLGRVDSVWLTDVATLSVSAFLSLWFFFLIGGLWFGYWIKMGSVQIVHFIMLMFGFLLLLLLRIPI; encoded by the coding sequence ATGACATTGGATGCCTTTTGGCTGGCAAAAGCAATAGTATTTGGTGGGCTGGGCAGCTGGCTGTTATTGGCTGCCCTTAATAATCTGATGGATGCCAACACCAATATCACGTTGTTAAGGCGCATGATGAGAATGGACGCAATTCGTGAAGACGGCATACTGGGGCAGGGGTTGTTGGTTCGTGCGATCAAAAGCGACGCACGTGTCCCTTTGTTGTTGCGAATCGTGGCCTTAACACAGTTGTCCATTGCAACAACATTGATGTTGGTTGCGTTGGCTATGGCGGCCGTTGGCTTGCAGCTGGGCAGAGTGGATTCTGTATGGTTAACCGATGTGGCGACGTTATCAGTGTCAGCGTTTCTTTCACTTTGGTTCTTCTTTCTGATCGGTGGCCTGTGGTTTGGCTACTGGATCAAAATGGGCTCGGTACAGATTGTTCACTTTATTATGCTGATGTTTGGCTTTCTTCTGCTGTTGTTGTTGAGAATTCCAATCTGA
- a CDS encoding TauD/TfdA family dioxygenase, with translation MTGIDYIKDRSAWEPEDLKQSLDWQYRFSAQDIIELKRALTECQKSITGLRDISRDNFPLNDVSDTLNWVGESLENDRGIVVLKGLPIEQFTKEELRIIYVGIGNYVGMPLKQSTQGEIIQDVYDQGENLYANSGRGTNSSNRLPWHTDRCDVVSLLCLNKSEVGGESKLASLTNVYNKIKQERSELAEVLCAPFCHGRAPFERDDAQPWYELPVFTQYEGKFASRYLRRFIEIAQEYEDVPRFSDLQVAALDYLDARLDQVDVCLDLPFEKGDIQFLNNFTVCHSRNEYQDSEQHARFLFRLWLAAYRGRDLDPAFKPLYGATQGGQNRGGIWF, from the coding sequence GTGACTGGAATCGACTATATAAAAGATCGCTCCGCCTGGGAGCCAGAAGATCTAAAACAGAGCCTGGATTGGCAATATCGTTTTAGCGCACAGGACATCATTGAGCTAAAACGTGCGTTGACTGAGTGCCAGAAATCCATCACTGGGCTGCGCGATATCAGCAGAGATAATTTTCCCCTTAATGATGTATCCGACACCCTGAACTGGGTAGGAGAAAGCCTGGAAAACGATCGTGGAATAGTCGTACTGAAAGGCTTGCCGATCGAGCAATTTACTAAAGAAGAATTGCGCATTATTTACGTCGGTATAGGCAACTACGTTGGTATGCCACTGAAGCAAAGTACCCAAGGGGAAATCATTCAGGACGTATACGACCAGGGCGAAAATCTTTACGCCAACAGTGGCCGAGGCACCAATTCAAGTAATCGTTTGCCCTGGCATACTGACCGTTGTGATGTGGTTTCCCTGCTGTGTTTGAATAAATCAGAGGTAGGGGGTGAAAGTAAGCTGGCAAGCCTTACCAACGTGTATAACAAAATCAAACAGGAGCGATCGGAACTGGCGGAAGTGCTTTGTGCCCCCTTTTGTCACGGGCGTGCACCGTTTGAAAGGGATGATGCGCAGCCCTGGTATGAGTTGCCGGTATTTACCCAATATGAAGGGAAATTTGCCAGCCGCTATTTGCGACGCTTTATCGAGATTGCTCAGGAATATGAGGATGTACCACGATTCAGTGATTTGCAGGTAGCCGCTCTGGACTATCTGGACGCGAGGCTGGATCAGGTTGATGTATGTCTGGATCTGCCGTTTGAGAAAGGAGATATCCAGTTTTTGAATAACTTTACCGTCTGCCATTCCAGAAACGAGTATCAGGACAGCGAGCAGCACGCCCGGTTTCTATTTCGTTTATGGCTGGCGGCATACCGTGGACGCGATCTGGATCCCGCGTTCAAACCCCTTTACGGAGCTACCCAAGGTGGTCAGAACCGTGGTGGCATCTGGTTTTAG